TCCAGGCGGGCAAAGACCTCGGCCTCACCGCGAGAGATCAGACCATCGGTGTCATGACCGCGATGGGTGAATCTTCCCTGCGCAACATCGACTACGGCGACTGGGAGACCGGCGGGGTGACCAATCCCGACGGTAGCCGTACGACCAGCATCGGCCTGTTCCAGCAGCAGGAGTGGTGGGGTACGAGGGAGGAACGCCTCGATCCGTACATCGCCTCCAAGAAGTTCTTCGAGGCGATGACGCGCGCCGTCCCCGAAGCCGAACGCCAGACGCTAGCGCCGACGATCGTCGCTCACCGCACCCAGGGCAACGATGACCCGTACCACTACACGAAGTTCTGGGATGCGGCTGTGGAGGTCGTCGAGGGACTGTCGGGCGTGACCACCGGCCTCAATGGCGGCGGGAGTTGCGGCCTTGTTCCTGGCGAGGTGAACAAGGACGGCTGGGCCGCCCCGGCGCAAGGCCCGATCACGAGCCGCTTCGGGCCGCGCGAGCCCGTCATGACGCCCGAAGGGCCTTCCAGCAGCTTCCACCGAGGCACCGACCTCGCGCCCGGCTGTGACGAGCCCATTTGGGCCGCGCAGAGCGGCACCGTCACCGCGACGGGCTTCGGCACCCGCTACGGCTCGAACGGCACCATCATCATCGACCACGGCGGCGGCGTCGAGACGGTCTACCTTCATATGTTCGACTCGGGCATTCTCGTCAAGCCCGGCGACAAGGTGACCGGCGGCCAGCAGATCGGCAAAGTCGGCAATAGCGGCCAGTCTCACGGCTGCCACCTCCACTTTGAGACCCACGTCAACGGCGAAGCCGTCGACGCCGAGAAGTTCATGGCCGAGGTTGGCATCACCCTCGGATAGTGACACAGCAAGGAGACAGCATGAGCATCACAGACACCGTGCCGACGTGGCCACGTATCGAGGCCATCACTCGCGCCGACGGTTCGGGAGAGGTCGTCATCAACGGAACCTCGCATGCGATCGACACCAGCGATATCAGCGAGGCCCGCGCTGCGATCATCGCCGTTGTTACCGAGACTGCCGATAAGGTGGCACGTCCTGTACGTCTTATGACGACCGGCCCCGATGGACAGTGGCCGCTCATCGTCCACCCCGACGGCACCGTAGAGGAGGACACCGCCCCGCCGACACAGGCGCAGGCCGCGCCGACGGAGCCCGAGCAGGAGGTCATCGACCAAGTGCCCGCACCCGACGCCGACGCT
This window of the Microbacterium soli genome carries:
- a CDS encoding M23 family metallopeptidase is translated as MSAQKPSGALAIAIVPLLVIGVVFSIMLLGADDNCAPMSGSVSIDPASVPDTTIAGYGHEQLVNAAHVIQAGKDLGLTARDQTIGVMTAMGESSLRNIDYGDWETGGVTNPDGSRTTSIGLFQQQEWWGTREERLDPYIASKKFFEAMTRAVPEAERQTLAPTIVAHRTQGNDDPYHYTKFWDAAVEVVEGLSGVTTGLNGGGSCGLVPGEVNKDGWAAPAQGPITSRFGPREPVMTPEGPSSSFHRGTDLAPGCDEPIWAAQSGTVTATGFGTRYGSNGTIIIDHGGGVETVYLHMFDSGILVKPGDKVTGGQQIGKVGNSGQSHGCHLHFETHVNGEAVDAEKFMAEVGITLG